The nucleotide window CTGTGGGCCACGACCTCGGCCATCCGCTCCAGCGGCAGGGCCACGGAGGTCTTCACCATGTCGGCGCCCAGGTCCGCGGCGACGTTGACGATGTGCGCGAGGAGCGCGGGGTCGTGCGGATTGTCGATCCGGGGGCCCCGGGGGTAGACCATCGCGATCAGCGGCATGCCCCACGTGTCGCAGGAGCGGGCGACCGCGCCGAGGTCGGCGAGCTGCCGGGACTCGGTGTCCGAGCCGATGTTCACATGGACGCTGACCGCGTCCGCGCCGAGCGTCACCGCCTCCTCGACATCGCCCACCAGCACTTTGGCGTCGACGTCGGTGGCACAGGCCGTACTGGCGCTCAAGTGCACCACCAGGGCGCAGGATTTGAGGATGTCCGGCGCGAGGCCACGGGCGCGCCCTTTGTGGACGATGATCCCGTCCGCCCCGCCCGCGACCAGTGCGCGCAACAGGTCGTCCCATTGGCCGGCCGGGGCCACGGGGCCGTCCGAGACGCTGTGATCCAGCGGGATCAGCAAGTGCCGATTGTCACCGGCCAACGAAAGTCTTCTTAAGCGTAATGGCTTGCCAGTTTTCAGCACGGGTAATGCGCCTTCCCAGCGTGGAGGCCGCATTTCAGAAAGTCGAACCGCGGCATCCCGTTGCGGTCTCCATGTCCGAAAAACGATGGTCGTAGAACTTTCAAGTTCTCTCGGGGCGTCAGCATTCCGTGCGTGATCACGAGTTGGCAAGGCGTGACGGCGGGCAAATTTTTATACGGAAACCCGCATGAATATTGACAGCTGTTTGACAGGGAAGGCTGGGTTGACGGTCTGCGGGTGCGGTGTTCGGGGGAAGTTATGCAAAAAGTGGCGAGGTAGTTGGTGTGTCTGCTCTGTGTGTATTTCGCCGTCCGGCGCGGGTCCGAATAATCGTGGCGACGGGAGTTCCTTGTGGAAATCGAATTTGCGGGCCTAGGGTGACAGGCGCACTCCGGTTCGTGTTACATGCGTGGCCGTCCCCATCTGGCCTCGGATTCTTCGTAATCCGGGCGTACCGGAAGTGAGCCCCCCATGCCCGAATTCCCTGCCAAAACCATGACCGAGACCGTCGGCCCCAGACCGGGCGAGTTACCGCCGCTGGAAGTGCGCGGCAAGGCGTCACGGATCGCCGTGGCGAGCCTGATCGGCACCACGATCGAGTACTACGACTTCGCCGTGTACGGCACGGCCTCGGCGCTCGTCCTCGGTCCCGCCTTCTTCCCTTCCGGCAACGCCACGGTCTCCTCCCTGGCCGCGTTCCTCACCTTCGCCGCGGCCTTCCTCTCCCGCCCGCTCGGCGTCGCCCTGTTCGGCACGATCGGCGACCGCCTCGGCCGCAGACGGGCCCTGGTCGCCTCGCTCCTCCTCATGGGCCTCGCCACGGTCGGCGTGGGCCTCCTCCCCACGTACGAGACCGCCGGACTCCTGGCCCCCGTCCTGCTCGTGACACTCCGTCTGCTGCAGGGCGTGAGCATGGGCGGCGAATGGGGCGGCGCGGTGCTCCTCGCCGCCGAGCACGCCCCGCCCGGGCGCCGCGCGCTCTACGCGGCCATCCCGCAGACGGGACCCTCGCTCGGCTTCCTGCTCTCCAGCGCGGTCATCCTGCCGACGCTCAACCTCGCCGGCCGCGACGGCTTCGCCGACTGGGCGTGGCGTGTTCCGTTCCTGCTCAGCGCGGTGCTGGTCATGATCGGGCTGTGGGTGCGGACGACGGTGGAGGAGTCACCGGTGTTCGCCGAGTCGGCGGCCCGTACGAATCGGCCACCGGTGTCCCGCTTCCCGCTCGGCACGCTGGTCATGCGGTACCCCGGGCGACTGCTGCTCGGCACCGGCGCGGCGATCGGCGGCTCGGCCGTGTACTACCTGACGATCGTCTACAGCCTGTCGTACGGGCCGAAGGCGCTCGGGATCCCGCAGAACACGATGCTGACGGCGGCGAGTGTGGGGGCCGCGGCCGGGATCGCGATCACGCTGCCGGTGGCGCGGCTGGCCGACCGGGTGGGCCGCCGTCCCGTGATGCTGACCGGCGCCGTCGGGTGTGTGGTCTGGGCGGTTCCCATGTACGCGTCCCTCAGCTCGCGCAACGCCTTTGTGATCACCGGGGCGTACACGGTCGGGCTGATGCTGCTCGCGTTGATGTTCTCGCCGGTGGCGGCGTTCCTGTCGGAGCTGTTTCCCGCGCGGCTGCGGTACACCGGGGCGTCCGCCGCGTTCATTCTGGCCAACACGCTGGGCGGCGGCTTCGCGCCACTGGTGGCGACGTGGCTGAACAGCCAGTGGTCGTCGCCGTTGGTGCTGGGCTTCTACACGGGTGCGTTGTGTCTGTTGAGCCTGCTGTGCCTGATGGCGCTGCCGGAGACGCGGGAAGCGGAGTTCGACAGCTGAGGTCGTGTTCTCGCCCCGATTGCGCGTAAGAGCTCGGGGGTGCGTCCGGTCGGCGAGTGCGGGATCGGCGTGGTTGCTCGTGCGGTTCCCCGCGGCCCCTTCAGGGACCTCGGGGAACCGCACGACAAGCCCTCACCGGCCCGCAGCTCCCTCAGGGCGAAGCCGGCGGATACAACGACCGCGGCAGCTGCGATGCCGCCGCCGCGTCCAGCAGCCACAGGGTCCGCGCCCTGCCGTACGCCCCGGCCGCCGGAGCCTGGATCTCCCCGGCCCCCGACAGCGCGATCGCCGCGGCCTGCGCCTTGTCCGCCCCGGCCGCCAGCAGCCACACCTCACGCGCCGCCCGAATCGCCGGCAACGTCAGTGACACCCGGTTCGGTGGCGGCTTCGGCGCACCACGCACCCCGACCGCCGTCCGCTCGGTCTCCCGCACCGCGGGCAACTCGGGGAACAGCGAGGCCACATGGGTGTCCGGCCCGACCCCGAGCATCAGCACGTCGAACGTCGGCACGGAGCCATGGTTCTCAGGCCCCGCCGCCCGTGCCAGCTCCTCCGCGTACGCCGCGGCCGCCGCGTCCACATCGCTGCCGTACGGACCGTCCGACGCGGGCATCGCGTGCACCCGCTTCGGGTCGAGCGGTACCGAGTCCAGCAGCGCCTCACGGGCCTGCGTGACATTCCGCTCCGGGTCGCCCTCGGGCAGGAACCGCTCGTCGCCCCACCACAGGTCGAGCCGCGCCCAGTCGATGGCGTCCCGGGCGGGGGCGGCCGCCAGCGCGGCCAGCAGGCCGTTGCCGTTGCGGCCACCCGTGAGGACCACCGACGCGTAGCCGCGCGAGGCCTGCGCGTCCACGATCTTCGTGATCAGCCGGGCCGCCGCGGCCTGCGCCATCAGCTCCTTGTCGCGATGCACGACCAGCTGCGGGGTGCTCACGGCGCGGCCGCCTTCTTCACGGGAGGCATCTGAGCGGGAGTGGGCCGATCGGAGTCACCGTCATCGTCACCGTCGCTGGAAGACGCCGACGAAGACGCCGACGAAGACGCGGACGAAGACGCCGACGAAGACGCCGAGGACGCCGACGTAGAGCCCGACGACACCGCAGGCGGCAGCGCGAGCGCCGACGCCCGAGCCGCCCCCTCGTCATCACCCGACCCGGGCACCGTATCCGTCAGCCCACTGGCCAGATACCCGCCCAGCGAGCCCCCCGGCGAACTCACCGAAGAGCTCCCCAAGGTGCTCCCCGACGAACTCACCGAAGGGCTCCCCGAAGAACTCACCGAAGAGCT belongs to Streptomyces graminofaciens and includes:
- a CDS encoding 2-amino-3,7-dideoxy-D-threo-hept-6-ulosonate synthase; translated protein: MLKTGKPLRLRRLSLAGDNRHLLIPLDHSVSDGPVAPAGQWDDLLRALVAGGADGIIVHKGRARGLAPDILKSCALVVHLSASTACATDVDAKVLVGDVEEAVTLGADAVSVHVNIGSDTESRQLADLGAVARSCDTWGMPLIAMVYPRGPRIDNPHDPALLAHIVNVAADLGADMVKTSVALPLERMAEVVAHSPIPVLAAGGPPDGSDLIEYGRAVMASGCRGLAVGRRIFSAPSPASLVARLAAVVHSGTDGDLAKGMAEDMSMTNYSTTIVAGVA
- a CDS encoding MFS transporter, with protein sequence MPEFPAKTMTETVGPRPGELPPLEVRGKASRIAVASLIGTTIEYYDFAVYGTASALVLGPAFFPSGNATVSSLAAFLTFAAAFLSRPLGVALFGTIGDRLGRRRALVASLLLMGLATVGVGLLPTYETAGLLAPVLLVTLRLLQGVSMGGEWGGAVLLAAEHAPPGRRALYAAIPQTGPSLGFLLSSAVILPTLNLAGRDGFADWAWRVPFLLSAVLVMIGLWVRTTVEESPVFAESAARTNRPPVSRFPLGTLVMRYPGRLLLGTGAAIGGSAVYYLTIVYSLSYGPKALGIPQNTMLTAASVGAAAGIAITLPVARLADRVGRRPVMLTGAVGCVVWAVPMYASLSSRNAFVITGAYTVGLMLLALMFSPVAAFLSELFPARLRYTGASAAFILANTLGGGFAPLVATWLNSQWSSPLVLGFYTGALCLLSLLCLMALPETREAEFDS
- the pgl gene encoding 6-phosphogluconolactonase, yielding MSTPQLVVHRDKELMAQAAAARLITKIVDAQASRGYASVVLTGGRNGNGLLAALAAAPARDAIDWARLDLWWGDERFLPEGDPERNVTQAREALLDSVPLDPKRVHAMPASDGPYGSDVDAAAAAYAEELARAAGPENHGSVPTFDVLMLGVGPDTHVASLFPELPAVRETERTAVGVRGAPKPPPNRVSLTLPAIRAAREVWLLAAGADKAQAAAIALSGAGEIQAPAAGAYGRARTLWLLDAAAASQLPRSLYPPASP